The DNA window GGAGCTTCTTCGCCAGCGTCGGGAACCGGGCCGCGACACGCGATTCCAGCTCCGCTCGGCCGAACGAGTCCGACGTCGACAGCCCCTGCAGCAGCAGGGCGAGGGCGTCCCGGATCGGCAGCGCGCGGGCGTGCAACTCGTCGCGCGCCGACAACGTCACCGATCCGGACGACGCCGCGGCGATCCGCAGCAGCACGTACCCGGGGATCTCCACCTGGTCCGGAGCGACATCGAGCGCTGCCGCGGCGGCCGCCCGCAGCGGACGATCCGTCTCTGCCGGAACAGCCAGAGCCGTGCCCTGCGCTTGCGCGTCCGCGACCAGGTCTTCTGCGGCACGCGCCAACGCGGCGGGCAGGGGGCGGAACCGCGGGCTGGTGGCGATCATCGCCACGGTGCCCGTCGACTGGCGTCGCACCAGCTGCAGACTCGTGTCCTGCTCATCCGAGGCGTCCGTGCCGGGCTCCGGTTCGGGGACCGGCGGGGCGGATGCGAGCACCAGCCGCAGCACACCCAGCGCGGTCCGCTGGGTGCCCGCCAGTCCGTCGGTGTCCAGTGCGCCCGCCAGTTCGCGGGCCAGTAGCTCGGGAGTGCTTGCGCCACCGAGCGATTCGAGCAGCGTCAGCCCCTGCTGGTGCAGCAGGTCCACCGTCGCCGCCAGCTGGGGGTTCTTCGCCCACAGGTCCCGCAGCTCGCCGAAGATCTGCGCGATGCGGCCCGGCGTCACTCCGGCCAGCGGCGCCAACACCTGATACGTCACGAACGGGTCGTCCGGTGCGGCCTCGTGGGTGCCCAGCAGCAGCTCCACCACCTGTCGGCGGATCGCCGACGGCTTCGTCGCCGCCGCCCGCGCGAACTCCGTCGCCAGCACCTGCAGCGAGCGGTAGGTGGGTGCGGCCGGCGTTGCCACCTCCACGTCCACCGTGGAAGTCGACTGCACGGTCGTCGTCGCGTCGACCTCGATCACCGGGCCGGCAGCCACTGTCTTCGCCGCGAACACCGCCGCCCACGCGGCGCGCATCGCGGCCGCCGTGTCGAACCGGTCCCGCACGTTGCGGGCCAAGGCAGTGAGGAAGAAGCTGGCGAGCGCTTCCGCGCGGCTACGCGAGAAGCCACCGAAATCCTCCGCCGACACCGCGACATCGTCCGACAGCACCCGCGGGTCGCTCACTCCGTCGCCGTACACCGGGGTGCTCGCGGTCGCCATCTCGTACAGCACCACCGCCGCCGAATAGCGTTCGGCCGCCGAATCGTAGGCGCTGCGGATCCCGGTACCCAGGAACGGATCCCGGTACGGGGGAGTGCCGGCATCGAGCTGGTCCACCGGGGCGCGGGAGAGGGAGAAGTCGAACAGCGCGAGTCGCGCTTTCGCCGAGCGCTTGCCGTCCGGCCGGGACAAGCCGAGGTTCGACGGCTTGATGTCGCGGTGCGTGATGCCGGCCGCGTCCAGCGCCACCACCGCGTCCAGCAGGCCCAGGCCCCACGTCTTGAGCTGTGCCTCCCCGAGCGGGGTGTAGCGGACCACGTCGGCGAGGGTCTGCTCCCCGCAGTTGGTCAACAGCAGCGCCGTGCGGTGCCCGAGGTGCAGCGGACCCTCGATCAGCTCCACTACCCCGGGCACCGGCGGCTGCTGCTGCGCCAGCGCCGTCAGCACCTCGGCTTCCTCCTGGAGCCGGGGCGTCGCGGTGTCGTCGAGGCCGACCTTGAGCACCCGCGTCCGCTCGTCGTGCTCGTGATCGGCGACCAGGATGCCACGGGCCGTCGACCCCGAACCGAGGACCTGCAGCACCTCGAACCGATCGCCCAGCAACGCACCCGTCGGCGGGTTCAGCGGGTCAACCTCGGGGCTCGCCGACGCGGGGGCCTGCGCGCGGCGGTAGTCGTCCAGGGCGGCCGCGAACTGCTGCGCACCGAACGTCGGCCGGCCCGTCTTCGTGTCGGTGCCGACGCGCTTGGATACCGACGGGTTCGTGGCCCGCAGCACCAACTCGCGCAGCTGCTCATCGACGAAGCGGCCCGTCGCCGCCGCCAGATCCAGGCCCTGCTCGAGCCGCAGCCGCTCGAGCAGTGCGGCCCGGTCGCGGGCCGGGTTCTGCCCGCCCGAGAGCAGGAAGTACGCGAGCGCGCCCAACGAGAACACGTCCAGGGCGATGCGGTCGGAATCCGGTGCCCACCGGTCCTCCGGCGCCTGGTACACCTCGTCCGCGGCGGCCCCGCCGGTCGCGGTTACCGCCGTGCCGAGCATCGTCGCCGACCGGGTACCGCCGTCGTGGATGCGTCCCGCCCACGACCAGTCCACCAGCCGCACCTCGACCCGGCCCGCGTCGAGGCGTTCGGTGTGGATCAGCACCGTCGACGGGCCGAGACCACGATGCGCGACGTGATTGCGGTGCGCATACGCGAGTGCGTCCGCGACCCGCGTCAGCACCGTCAGCTGCTGCTCGGCGGTGAGGGTGCGCGTCGCCAACGCCAGATCGAGCGGCTCGTAGCCGGGGGTCTCCGGATAGACGAGGACGGTGTTACCGTCGTCGTCCTGCACCAGATCCCGGGGCGCGACGATCGACTCGTGCCGCAGGGACGACAACAGCGTGTACTCGCGCTGCATCTTCCGGTGCGCGGCCGCACGCGCGTGCGTCGGGGTACCCGGCCGACAGGAGACGATGCGGGCCCGGGCCTGCTCGTCGGTGCCCTTGTGCTTGGCCGGCCACTCCTGCCAGTCGTCGCCCGACGCGATCGGCGCGCCGGAGATCGTCCACGAACCGGCCACTCGTTCGGTACGGCGCGCGACGCCGAGATTCTTCAGTGCCAGCGCGACGATGACACTGAGATCCTCGTCGACCCGGCGGCCCTCCGTCGGGGGCTCGAGGATCCGGGTGGAGATGCCGGGCAGGTTTGAGCGGGCCTCGTCGCCGTCGAGTCCGAACAGACCGGACTTGGCCAACTCCGGCATGTCGACGGTGAACCCCTCGGCGTGGAGGAACACCGATTCCTGCACGAACGGCAGCGCCCGGCGCACCTTCTCCGGGTTGAGCCCGTGCTCGATCGCGACCTTGCGGGCCTCCTCCTCGATCCGGGTCGCCAGCCGCTGCGCCTTGCGGCGGGTGAGCAGCAGCGGGGACCGCTGGGTACGGACCTTCCCACTCGGCAGCTGCCGGACCCAGTTGGTCTCGGTGCCGCCGAGCCGGCCCTGGAAGTGTTTGAGTTCGATCAGGTGCAGGCGGCGCCGGCCCAGGACCAGCGCATCGACCTCGTGCCACAGGCCGTGGTTGTCCATGAACTCGAAGTTCGTCCACGCCCGGTACGGGGAGGCGTCCGGCACGACGTCGCGGAGGAAGCTCAGGCCCTCGGTCTCGTGGGCGAACGCCGACTTCGACACCTCGATCCACCGGTCACTGCGCCCGGCCATCTCACCGCGTTGTGCCACGTCACCGCCCCGTTGTCGATCTGGATCCCCCGCGGCCGACGGCGGTCGCGTTCACGTCGCCAGACTCTATCAATTCGGTCAGCCGCAAAGGTCCGGGCACGCGAGTCGCCCGGGTGGTGCCACCCACCCGGGCGGCTCGGTAGCCCACAGGCCAGGGCCCCTACGCGTC is part of the Rhodococcus sp. SGAir0479 genome and encodes:
- a CDS encoding protein kinase domain-containing protein codes for the protein MAQRGEMAGRSDRWIEVSKSAFAHETEGLSFLRDVVPDASPYRAWTNFEFMDNHGLWHEVDALVLGRRRLHLIELKHFQGRLGGTETNWVRQLPSGKVRTQRSPLLLTRRKAQRLATRIEEEARKVAIEHGLNPEKVRRALPFVQESVFLHAEGFTVDMPELAKSGLFGLDGDEARSNLPGISTRILEPPTEGRRVDEDLSVIVALALKNLGVARRTERVAGSWTISGAPIASGDDWQEWPAKHKGTDEQARARIVSCRPGTPTHARAAAHRKMQREYTLLSSLRHESIVAPRDLVQDDDGNTVLVYPETPGYEPLDLALATRTLTAEQQLTVLTRVADALAYAHRNHVAHRGLGPSTVLIHTERLDAGRVEVRLVDWSWAGRIHDGGTRSATMLGTAVTATGGAAADEVYQAPEDRWAPDSDRIALDVFSLGALAYFLLSGGQNPARDRAALLERLRLEQGLDLAAATGRFVDEQLRELVLRATNPSVSKRVGTDTKTGRPTFGAQQFAAALDDYRRAQAPASASPEVDPLNPPTGALLGDRFEVLQVLGSGSTARGILVADHEHDERTRVLKVGLDDTATPRLQEEAEVLTALAQQQPPVPGVVELIEGPLHLGHRTALLLTNCGEQTLADVVRYTPLGEAQLKTWGLGLLDAVVALDAAGITHRDIKPSNLGLSRPDGKRSAKARLALFDFSLSRAPVDQLDAGTPPYRDPFLGTGIRSAYDSAAERYSAAVVLYEMATASTPVYGDGVSDPRVLSDDVAVSAEDFGGFSRSRAEALASFFLTALARNVRDRFDTAAAMRAAWAAVFAAKTVAAGPVIEVDATTTVQSTSTVDVEVATPAAPTYRSLQVLATEFARAAATKPSAIRRQVVELLLGTHEAAPDDPFVTYQVLAPLAGVTPGRIAQIFGELRDLWAKNPQLAATVDLLHQQGLTLLESLGGASTPELLARELAGALDTDGLAGTQRTALGVLRLVLASAPPVPEPEPGTDASDEQDTSLQLVRRQSTGTVAMIATSPRFRPLPAALARAAEDLVADAQAQGTALAVPAETDRPLRAAAAAALDVAPDQVEIPGYVLLRIAAASSGSVTLSARDELHARALPIRDALALLLQGLSTSDSFGRAELESRVAARFPTLAKKLPRRPELDALVAAVVPGMVWSDERGRYEFRDAPQQLSHIPTRHTLAGSPAVATGAGTDIELLLHASIGERTFRALGVPLGASDQVADALVERFGATRVDVTDVLLGEMRSQATMNGISWDAILAADSGAATDREHLKSFIERSIPVVVDAVNSATGPVVLTDLSTLAAYGLLNTFVVRWADVTNPPLHAVWALIPQPDESGGRPGARVDGTALTRTSPEQFVQVDRFGLQALLTSRNTEQKTTMKEHV